Proteins co-encoded in one Gossypium arboreum isolate Shixiya-1 chromosome 11, ASM2569848v2, whole genome shotgun sequence genomic window:
- the LOC108474185 gene encoding uncharacterized protein LOC108474185 codes for MNLHVSEACPVTLVLSPLQELSGCCCFKLKTAKLTKQRFQKKGEKKMVALVAVSSPKSTVFQSPISLRDSNSSFVGNSFSLQLKPRKSQKKDCNFGLVVASAGSGATTTVAGSDSGGSADRFYFNITGFPFPLGPFLNRRTTRTEAVKGSIWLFEQEQALGFSSVSTNIRMTVIKLKSGGLWVHAPIAPTKECIELVKELGAPVEYIVLPTFAYEHKIFVGPFSRKFPKAQVWVAPRQWSWPLNLPLEFFGIFRAKILQNEDPSTPWANEIEQKVLSSPEVGIGPYVEVAFYHKQSRTLLVTDAVIYVPKNPPECINKEYLLESAKNGLAVKILSKGKKVLDEPVVDNEINRQKGWERMVLQILFLGPSNLLEPNASFAQMSQKLIVSPIVKTLVFSKVPEKVRDWIDGIARDWKFKRIIPAHFAGPIKAGRAELLAAFAFLDELLGERYVTRPSLSLLFTSLMGKAASYFPPDDMKTLSSLDQFLVSVGAVKKTVSGRKR; via the exons ATGAACCTCCACGTGTCAGAAGCATGTCCTGTAACTCTTGTCCTGTCCCCCTTGCAAGAACTTTCTGGCTGTTGTTGTTTTAAGTTAAAAACTGCCAAATTAACTAAACAAAGATTCCAGAAAAAGGGAGAAAAAAAAATGGTGGCACTCGTTGCTGTGTCTTCTCCAAAATCAACCGTTTTTCAGAGTCCGATTTCATTAAGAGATTCCAATTCGAGTTTCGTTGGCAATTCCTTTTCTTTACAGTTGAAACCAAGGAAAAGCCAGAAAAAAGACTGTAATTTCGGCTTGGTGGTTGCTTCCGCTGGTTCTGGTGCTACAACCACCGTAGCTGGAAGCGACAGTGGTGGCTCCGCTGACAGATTTTACTTTAATATCACTGGCTTTCCTTTCCCCCTTGGCCCTTTTCTTAACAGGCGCACTACTAGGACTGAG GCTGTGAAAGGCTCTATATGGCTGTTCGAACAAGAGCAAGCTTTAGGGTTCAGCAGTGTGTCAACAAACATTCGAATGACAGTTATCAAGCTCAAATCTGGGGGACTATGGGTCCATGCACCTATTGCCCCAACCAAGGAGTGCATCGAG CTTGTGAAGGAATTAGGAGCTCCAGTAGAATACATTGTCCTGCCTACATTTGCTTATGAGCACAAGATTTTTGTGGGCCCATTTTCTAGAAAATTTCCCAAGGCTCAAGTTTGGGTGGCACCTAGGCAGTGGAGTTGGCCCTTAAATTTACCCCTCGAATTTTTCGGGATTTTTCGTGCCAAAATCCTGCAAAACGAGGATCCATCCACTCCATGGGCGAATGAAATTGAACAAAAAGTTCTAAGCTCCCCAGAAGTTG GGATTGGACCATATGTAGAAGTCGCTTTCTATCATAAACAGTCGAGAACGCTTCTGGTTACAGATGCCGTCATATATGTTCCCAAAAACCCACCAGAGTGTATCAACAAAGAGTACCTCCTAGAATCAGCAAAAAATGGATTGGCAGTGAAGATTCTTAGCAAGGGGAAGAAAGTTCTTGATGAACCAGTTGTTGACAACGAAATAAACCGTCAGAAAG GGTGGGAAAGAATGGTTCTACAGATACTGTTCCTCGGTCCCTCGAATCTTTTGGAACCAAATGCTAGTTTTGCCCAGATGTCTCAGAAGTTAATTGTTTCTCCAATCGTAAAGACACTAGTCTTCAGCAAAGTTCCAGAAAAG GTTCGGGATTGGATTGATGGCATTGCAAGGGACTGGAAATTCAAGAGGATAATCCCCGCACATTTCGCAGGTCCAATCAAAGCAGGCCGAGCTGAACTTTTAGCTGCATTTGCATTTCTTGATGAACTTTTAGGTGAGCGTTACGTGACTCGGCCTTCACTTTCTCTACTCTTCACATCTCTTATGGGGAAGGCAGCCAGTTACTTCCCACCAGATGATATGAAGACGTTATCATCCCTCGATCAATTTTTAGTGTCTGTCGGTGCCGTTAAGAAGACAGTCTCTGGTCGGAAACGATGA
- the LOC108471671 gene encoding phosphatidylinositol 3,4,5-trisphosphate 3-phosphatase and protein-tyrosine-phosphatase PTEN1 — MKDHHHDHDHHPNDLQQQQQQQLQPHCSYFDILKLSRYQQMGLEFTKAGPIKGANATLLLQHKMLSYLSASSFIRNLVSKKRRRMLVGGYDLDMSYITDRLLAMSFPAERMRTMYRNPLWQVKSVLEMIHQGHYRVYNLCIEEDYDPSHFHGRVEKFPFDDNHVPHFEMMKSFCESVHSWLSDDPKNIAVVHCMAGKGRTGLMVCAYLVYTGMSAEEALQLYAQKRTTNNEGVSIPSQRRYVGYWEKLLSFPRGIGNGPVDVHLPQPCSRELRRIRLYDTVNTNSVFFVVSELQEIPDQMNRPPVEVAKRCCRQFKKGSEANCSPRYFLSYVEGDEEGATPESEEPRVVVQMDTESPILYQKNCLDYRFNKPVEVKGDVRVIFYQKMIGGRLFYACFNTAFIKSSLLQFTIRYLDKVGSAGRSICGPAFCVELLFGPANRSLSSAF; from the exons ATGAAAGATCATCATCATGATCATGATCATCATCCTAATGATcttcagcagcagcagcagcagcagcttcAACCCCATTG CAGCTACTTTGACATTCTGAAGTTGTCAAGGTATCAGCAGATGGGGTTGGAATTTACGAAGGCGGGCCCAATAAAGGGTGCAAACGCCACCCTTCTCCTCCAGCATAAAATGCTTTCTTATCTTTCAGCAAGTTCTTTCATTCGAAACCTGGTGTCGAAGAAAAGAAGGCGAATGCTAGTCGGTGGATATGATCTGGACATGTCTTATATAACTGATCGTTTGTTGGCAATGTCTTTCCCTGCCGAACGTATGCGAACAATGTATCGGAATCCTCTATGGCAGGTCAAGTCTGTGCTGGAAATGATTCATCAGGGGCATTACAGG GTCTACAATTTGTGCATAGAAGAAGATTATGATCCATCACACTTCCATGGTCGAGTCGAGAAGTTCCCTTTCGATGACAATCACGTTCCCCACTTTGAAATGATGAAGTCATTCTGTGAGAGTGTTCATTCATGGCTATCAGATGACCCTAAAAACATTGCAGTTGTTCATTGCATG GCAGGAAAAGGTCGAACAGGCTTAATGGTGTGTGCCTACCTTGTTTACACCGGAATGTCAGCTGAGGAAGCACTTCAGTTATACGCCCAAAAGCGGACAACTAACAACGAAGGA GTCTCTATACCAAGCCAACGCCGTTATGTGGGGTATTGGGAAAAATTACTTTCTTTTCCCAGGGGCATTGGCAATGGACCTGTCGATGTGCACTTGCCTCAACCATGTAGCCGAGAATTGCGGCGGATACGACTTTACGACACAGTTAATACCAACTCTGTCTTCTTCGTTGTCTCGGAGCTCCAAGAG ATTCCGGATCAGATGAACCGCCCGCCTGTTGAAGTTGCCAAGAGATGCTGTCGACAATTcaaaaaaggaagtgaagcgaaTTGCAGTCCTCGATATTTCTTGTCATATGTTGAAGGGGACGAGGAAGGGGCTACACCAGAATCGGAGGAACCTCGTGTTGTAGTCCAAATGGACACGGAGAGTCCCATATTATATCAGAAGAACTGTCTTGACTATCGTTTCAATAAACCTGTGGAA GTTAAGGGAGACGTGCGCGTCATATTCTATCAAAAAATGATCGGAGGTCGCCTTTTTTATGCCTGTTTCAATACAGCCTTCATCAAGAGCAGCTTGCTACAG TTTACGATCCGGTATCTGGACAAAGTTGGGAGTGCCGGCAGATCAATATGCGGCCCTGCATTCTGTGTCGAGTTGCTTTTCGGCCCGGCCAACCGGAGCCTCTCGAGTGCTTTTTAA
- the LOC108470959 gene encoding chorismate mutase 1, chloroplastic-like, whose product MEAKLFIASSSPSSFAVNGTTKLSRPSFPLTSQTREVPIFKLHCSARLSKTVIQSLNASTNSIGSTTTKQRVDESENLTLEAVRYSLIRQEDSIIFSLLERAQYCYNGDTYDPDAFSMDGFHGSLVEYILRGTEKLHAKVGRYKSPDEHPFFPDELPDPLLPPLQYPQVLHPISDSININPKVWQMYFRNLIPRLVNEGDDGNCGSTAICDTMCLQALSKRIHYGKFVAECKYRASPDAYQAAIREQDRDWLMKLLTYPLVEESIKKRVEMKAKTYGQVVSDNINKKDCDPVYKINPSLVADLYGDWIMPLTKEVQVEYLLRRLDGSE is encoded by the exons ATGGAAGCTAAGTTGTTCATAGCTTCTTCGTCTCCATCTTCGTTTGCTGTTAACGGAACCACCAAACTTTCAAGACCCAGTTTTCCTTTAACTTCACAAACCAGGGAAGTTCCCATCTTTAAGCTTCATTGCTCTGCAAGGTTGTCAAAGACAGTCATTCAATCTCTTAATGCTTCCACCAACTCTATTGG ATCAACGACAACCAAGCAAAGGGTGGATGAGAGTGAGAACTTGACCCTTGAGGCAGTGAGGTACTCGTTAATTCGACAAGAGGACAGCATTATATTTAGCCTTCTGGAGAGAGCTCAATATTGTTATAATGGGGATACATATGACCCTGATGCCTTTTCAATGGATGGGTTCCATGGCTCGTTGGTCGAGTATATACTTAGAGGAACTGAAAAGCTTCATGCTAAG GTTGGCAGATACAAGAGCCCAGATGAGCACCCTTTCTTCCCAGATGAATTACCAGACCCCTTGTTGCCACCTTTGCAATATCCACAG GTACTACATCCCATTTCTGATTCAATAAATATAAATCCGAAAGTGTGGCAAATGTACTTCAGAAATCTTATTCCCAGATTAGTAAATGAAGGAGATGATGGCAATTGTGGATCTACTGCCATTTGTGACACCATGTGTTTGCAG gctctttcgaAGAGAATACATTATGGAAAATTCGTGGCAGAATGTAAATACCGGGCATCTCCAGATGCTTATCAAGCTGCAATTAGAGAACAG gaCAGAGATTGGCTGATGAAGTTGCTCACATATCCGTTGGTCGAAGAATCAATCAAGAAAAGAGTAGAAATGAAAGCCAAAACTTACGGACAAGTAGTGTCAGATAACATAAACAAAAAGGATTGTGATCCGGTTTACAAAATAAACCCAAGCTTGGTAGCTGACTTGTACGGGGACTGGATCATGCCATTGACGAAGGAAGTCCAAGTGGAGTACCTATTGAGAAGGTTAGACGGATCCGAATGA
- the LOC108471217 gene encoding uncharacterized protein LOC108471217, giving the protein MWSFASNCVAGTVGRKNVFLKQNHAALECSDDEDPSVISRDECLECPICCESFNIVENVPYVLWCGHTLCKNCILGLQSAVVKFPTLPIQLPLFVSCPWCNLLSFRLVYRGNLKFPRKNYFLLWMVESMNGDRLKSHSSFCEDHQPEWSSNNNSASGNQVTQSNHRRGQYPHHPESSRSNYNHIHLTNYSNSERIYSSLRQSLAFFIHLTAKFPLIIIFLLIILYAIPVSAAILALYILVTILFAFPSFLILYFAYPSLDWLVKEIIT; this is encoded by the coding sequence ATGTGGAGTTTTGCCTCCAATTGTGTAGCCGGAACTGTTGGGCGGAAAAATGTTTTTCTAAAGCAAAATCATGCTGCGTTAGAATGTTCAGATGATGAAGACCCTTCTGTAATTAGCAGGGATGAGTGTTTAGAATGCCCGATATGCTGTGAATCTTTCAACATCGTAGAAAATGTGCCCTATGTTTTATGGTGTGGTCATACCCTTTGTAAAAACTGCATTCTAGGACTTCAATCGGCTGTTGTGAAATTTCCGACTCTACCAATTCAACTTCCGCTTTTCGTTTCCTGCCCATGGTGCAATCTCTTGTCGTTTCGTCTGGTTTATCGGGGAAATCTCAAGTTCCCTCGGAAGAACTATTTTTTACTTTGGATGGTTGAGAGCATGAATGGTGATAGACTGAAGTCTCATTCTTCTTTCTGTGAAGATCATCAGCCTGAATGGTCATCGAACAATAATTCAGCATCGGGAAACCAAGTGACTCAGAGTAACCACAGAAGGGGACAGTATCCGCATCATCCCGAGTCATCAAGATCAAACTACAATCATATTCATCTCACTAATTACTCCAATTCGGAAAGAATATACTCTTCCCTTCGGCAATCTCTGGCGTTCTTCATACATCTGACAGCCAAGTTTCCATTAATCATAATATTTCTCTTAATCATCCTGTACGCAATCCCTGTCAGTGCGGCCATCTTGGCCCTGTACATACTTGTTACCATTCTATTTGCTTTCCCTTCGTTTCTCATTTTGTACTTTGCATACCCGAGTTTAGACTGGCTTGTGAAAGAGATCATCACTTGA
- the LOC108470526 gene encoding uncharacterized protein LOC108470526 yields MIACNTLIRAHLSNLRCKLDLNPKPFFFPLSLRLLTSVPLCNRISSCRIRTRSFSAIPEVATLEDESLEDLAKDTVEHLLTHQDDVARLMKMERRSGMDIHSKRWFPYLDRFKCGSESLSSREVIEAVAPVLMEERKERLKRVVRNRSYSVCLVVEGLCDFGNVSATFRSADALGLQSVHVVSCDSSKRYRENRHVSMGAEKWLDIELWNSPKECFKVLKSRGYRIATTHVGMDAVSIYDMDWSRPTAIVVGNENRGISDEALELSDLHCSIPMKGMVDSFNVSVAAGIVMHHAVCDRTMHLGCHGDLNEDESQILLAEFLLRHNNSSISIANEYAKRKAHMPLIPRL; encoded by the exons ATGATTGCTTGCAATACCCTAATCCGTGCGCACTTATCTAATCTTCGTTGTAAACTtgacttaaaccctaaaccattctTTTTTCCCCTTTCACTTCGCCTCCTTACTTCAG TTCCTTTATGCAATCGAATTAGTTCCTGTAGAATCCGAACGAGGTCTTTCTCGGCTATACCGGAAGTAGCCACTTTAGAGGATGAATCCCTGGAAGACTTGGCAAAGGACACCGTGGAACACCTGCTGACTCACCAAGATGATGTTGCGAGGTTGATGAAAATGGAGAGGAGATCGGGAATGGATATCCATAGCAAGCGGTGGTTTCCTTACTTGGATAGGTTTAAGTGTGGGAGTGAGTCCCTGAGCAGCAGGGAGGTTATAGAGGCAGTCGCACCTGTCTTGATGGAGGAAaggaaagaaaggttgaagagggtGGTTAGAAATAGGAGCTATTCAGTTTGCTTGGTGGTGGAAGGGCTGTGCGATTTCGGCAATGTTTCAGCCACGTTCAGGTCTGCTGATGCTCTTGGCTTGCAGTCAGTTCATGTGGTATCGTGTGACAGTTCAAAAAG ATACAGAGAAAACCGCCATGTCAGCATGGGTGCAGAGAAGTGGTTGGATATCGAACTTTGGAACTCTCCCAAGGAGTGTTTCAAAGTCTTAAAATCACGTGGTTATCGGATTGCTACAACACATGTAGGAATGGATGCG GTATCCATATACGACATGGATTGGTCAAGGCCAACTGCAATTGTAGTTGGGAATGAAAATAG GGGAATAAGTGATGAGGCGCTGGAACTGTCAGATTTGCATTGTAGTATTCCAATGAAAGGCATGGTTGACTCTTTTAATGTTTCAGTGGCTGCAGGCATAGTCATGCACCATGCTGTTTGTGACAGAACAATGCACCTG GGTTGTCATGGTGATCTGAACGAGGATGAAAGCCAAATCTTACTGGCAGAGTTCTTGTTGCGTCATAATAATAGCTCAATCAGCATAGCTAACGAGTACGCTAAGCGGAAGGCTCATATGCCTCTCATACCAAGACTGTGA
- the LOC108471178 gene encoding uncharacterized protein LOC108471178, translating into MEKVEYEKIKREFECENEGGKNKVLLTRCSPICLPKLFKDLKDKKIDTILHSIDMGPLLQMKSRSMRREVIIYLIERFDAENCAIKVDSHNITLTVEDVASILGSKDDGIDVSTVLRRNQGHKLSIPKDVRFVKLVQHMTTLEAESAKLKAMVLAFIIGCFLCPSVFPFPARSTRIVCAMKASTVS; encoded by the exons ATGGAGAAAGTAgaatatgaaaaaataaaaagagaatttGAATGTGAAAATGAAGGTGGAAAGAATAAG GTCTTGCTTACACGGTGCAGTCCTATATGTTTGCCAAAGTTGTTCAAGGACTTGAAGGATAAGAAGATAGATACTATCCTTCATAGTATTGATATGGGCCCGTTGTTGCAAATGAAATCTCGATCAATGAGGAGGGAGGTCATAATATACTTGATTGAGAGGTTCGATGCTGAAAATTGTGCTATAAAAGTTGACAGTCATAATATTACTCTCACTGTTGAAGATGTGGCCAGTATCTTGGGGTCTAAAGATGATGGGATCGATGTGTCCACTGTTTTGAGGAGGAATCAAGGACATAAATTGAGTATCCCAAAGGATGTTAGGTTTGTTAAATTAGTGCAGCATATGACCACTTTGGAGGCTGAATCTGCTAAATTAAAGGCCATGGTGCTTGCATTTATCATCGGATGTTTCTTGTGTCCATCAGTCTTCCCTTTCCCAGCGAGGAGTACTAGAATTGTTTGTGCGATGAAGGCCTCAACGGTAAGTTGA
- the LOC108474186 gene encoding membrane-anchored ubiquitin-fold protein 2-like codes for MAVVQDQLEIKFRLTDGSDIGPKTFSAATSVATLKESVLAQWPKEKENGPRTVKDVKLISAGKILENNKTLGECQNHLCDIPGGLTTMHVVVQPPSEKEKKTTNQAKQSKCVCVIL; via the exons ATGGCTGTTGTTCAAGATCAGTTGGAGATCAAGTTTAGGTTGACTGATGGATCAGATATTGGTCCTAAAACCTTTTCTGCTGCTACCAGTGTCGCAACCTTGAAGGAAAGTGTTCTTGCTCAATGGCCTAAAG AGAAGGAGAATGGTCCAAGGACAGTGAAAGATGTCAAGTTAATTAGTGCAGGAAAAATATTGGAGAACAACAAAACACTGGGGGAGTGCCAGAACCATCTTTGTGATATTCCTGGTGGGTTGACGACGATGCACGTTGTTGTTCAACCTCCTTCGGAGAAAG AAAAGAAGACAACAAATCAAGCAAAGCAGAGCAAATGTGTTTGCGTCATATTATAA